Proteins from a single region of Thiomicrorhabdus sp. Kp2:
- a CDS encoding LemA family protein yields the protein MSTGMIIFLVLVVVSILYLISIYNQLVALKNRFENAFAQIDVQLKRRYDLIPNLIEVAKKAMTHERETLEAVIAARNEASTLLKAASANPGNASIMGQLSQAEGVLGSAMSRFNMVMEAYPDLKTNQNMMQLTEELTSTENKVAFARQAFNDSVMAYNTYRQSFPQTLFAAMFGHPVDAQMLEFEDREAIQQAPKVQF from the coding sequence GTGAGTACTGGAATGATTATTTTTTTAGTTTTGGTTGTGGTCTCGATTTTGTATTTAATCAGTATCTACAATCAGTTGGTTGCCTTAAAAAATCGTTTTGAAAACGCTTTTGCCCAAATTGATGTACAGCTTAAACGCCGTTATGACCTCATCCCCAACTTAATTGAAGTGGCTAAAAAAGCCATGACTCATGAGCGTGAAACCCTAGAAGCGGTTATTGCGGCACGTAATGAAGCTTCCACTTTATTAAAAGCCGCTTCGGCTAACCCAGGCAATGCAAGCATTATGGGGCAACTTTCTCAAGCGGAAGGAGTCTTGGGTTCTGCTATGTCACGTTTTAATATGGTGATGGAAGCTTACCCTGATTTAAAAACCAATCAAAATATGATGCAACTTACCGAAGAGCTAACCTCCACTGAAAATAAAGTCGCCTTTGCACGTCAAGCGTTTAATGACTCGGTTATGGCTTATAACACCTACCGTCAAAGTTTTCCGCAAACCCTGTTTGCCGCGATGTTTGGTCACCCTGTTGATGCACAAATGCTTGAGTTTGAAGATCGCGAAGCCATTCAACAAGCACCCAAAGTACAGTTTTAA
- a CDS encoding M48 family metallopeptidase — MNFYAAQDNAKKKTKYLVLLYVLILFILTFLSTLVLALFMPLFSGQSLTITGDLMSLRFWQSVFSTENLPMLFGVGAFIVGGALISSLVKARHLSKGGAVIASALGGIKLSPNSRDINERKALNVVEEMAIASGMPVPEVFVLRNESAINAFAAGQTAQDAVIGLTQGCIDKLTRSQLQGVVGHEFSHILNGDMRLNLRIIMLLYGIEFIALLGRILSSSTRNRSRSRSKGKGNGAIILAGIALRIIGWFGILFGNMIQAAVSRQREFLADASSVQFTRDPSAISGALKVIGGVTESSRLRNTDVSEVSHMFFGQAFHTRLAFLFATHPPIEMRIQRVEPYWDGSFLKPLPPPEKSENLADAESKANSSALDALQDKLPQPLTMLMAAGLMVEQLSEKSQSTLVSLVEKSQDPMEAMALVLAVLACEEGKNVQPINWQQVLSSDTVKGLDVLVKKQLELILSVDLVNKLPLIELTMPALKSLSKKQYLEFKALLQTVMDFDGQKTIFEQSVFQLVTRYLDVHFGLVKANQVRYRKAKQVAMELQIVLSALVHYGHNDSSENLNKLTMDLAFNKAVKHLKLDDLQRMEIDEQHQEMFERSVDKLLYCSEPLKQQIVEALVLSIEHDGKIEPIEKELLLAIAATMNAPIPRLSL; from the coding sequence ATGAACTTTTACGCCGCCCAAGATAACGCTAAAAAGAAAACCAAATACTTGGTACTTTTGTATGTGTTGATTCTCTTTATTTTGACCTTTTTAAGCACCTTAGTGCTGGCTCTTTTTATGCCGCTTTTTAGTGGTCAATCCCTAACCATCACGGGCGACTTAATGTCGCTTCGATTTTGGCAGTCCGTTTTTTCGACAGAAAATTTGCCCATGTTATTTGGTGTGGGAGCTTTTATTGTGGGTGGTGCCTTAATTAGTTCATTAGTTAAAGCACGCCATCTCTCTAAAGGGGGTGCCGTTATTGCCAGTGCTTTAGGAGGCATAAAACTCTCACCTAATAGTCGTGATATCAATGAACGTAAAGCCTTGAATGTGGTTGAAGAGATGGCCATTGCGTCTGGCATGCCAGTTCCAGAAGTGTTTGTGTTGCGTAATGAGAGCGCAATCAATGCCTTTGCAGCAGGGCAAACCGCGCAAGATGCGGTAATTGGTTTAACACAAGGCTGTATTGATAAGCTGACTCGTAGCCAATTACAGGGTGTAGTCGGTCACGAGTTTAGCCATATTTTAAATGGCGATATGCGTTTAAATTTACGTATTATTATGTTGTTGTACGGCATTGAGTTTATTGCGTTACTGGGACGTATTTTGAGTTCATCAACTCGCAATCGTTCACGCTCTCGTTCAAAAGGTAAAGGCAATGGAGCCATTATTCTAGCGGGTATTGCATTACGTATTATCGGTTGGTTTGGCATCTTGTTTGGCAATATGATTCAAGCGGCTGTCAGTCGGCAACGCGAGTTTTTAGCGGATGCCTCTTCGGTGCAGTTTACCCGTGACCCAAGTGCTATTTCTGGGGCTTTAAAAGTAATTGGTGGTGTGACCGAAAGTTCTCGTCTTAGAAATACCGATGTCAGTGAAGTTTCACATATGTTTTTTGGCCAGGCGTTTCATACTCGCTTAGCCTTTCTTTTTGCCACCCATCCACCGATTGAAATGCGAATTCAACGAGTTGAACCCTATTGGGATGGTTCTTTTCTGAAACCATTGCCACCGCCAGAAAAGTCAGAAAACTTAGCAGATGCAGAGAGCAAGGCAAATAGTTCAGCTCTTGATGCATTGCAAGACAAATTACCGCAACCACTTACCATGTTAATGGCCGCAGGCTTAATGGTTGAGCAGCTAAGTGAAAAATCGCAATCGACCTTAGTTTCTTTGGTTGAAAAGTCGCAAGACCCAATGGAGGCAATGGCTCTGGTTTTGGCGGTTTTAGCCTGTGAAGAGGGCAAAAATGTTCAACCTATTAACTGGCAACAAGTTCTCAGTAGTGACACAGTTAAGGGCTTAGATGTTTTGGTTAAAAAACAGCTAGAACTCATTTTGAGTGTTGATTTAGTCAATAAATTACCGCTGATTGAATTGACAATGCCAGCCCTTAAAAGCCTATCTAAAAAACAGTATTTAGAATTTAAAGCGTTGCTACAAACGGTGATGGACTTTGATGGCCAAAAAACCATTTTTGAGCAGAGTGTTTTTCAGTTAGTTACCCGCTATTTAGATGTGCATTTTGGTTTGGTTAAAGCCAATCAAGTACGTTACCGCAAAGCCAAACAGGTGGCAATGGAACTACAAATTGTATTGTCTGCTTTAGTGCATTATGGGCATAACGATTCATCAGAAAACTTAAATAAGTTAACGATGGACTTAGCATTTAATAAGGCTGTTAAACACCTTAAACTCGATGATTTGCAGCGTATGGAGATTGATGAACAGCATCAAGAGATGTTTGAACGCTCTGTTGATAAATTGCTCTACTGTTCAGAACCGTTAAAGCAACAAATTGTAGAAGCCTTAGTGCTTAGCATTGAGCACGATGGCAAAATTGAACCCATTGAAAAAGAGTTACTTTTAGCCATTGCTGCCACCATGAATGCGCCCATTCCACGATTAAGTCTTTAA
- a CDS encoding trimeric intracellular cation channel family protein — MTLNPTPELLNSLYWITLFAVIVSSASGVLKAGFRQFDLFGVIIIGITTGLGGGSLRDMLLGEQAFWIVDEAFFIASLSSALIMFILARNITINPRFFLIPDAAGLATFSVAGTLASLMLGAPWFVAAFMGVMTGIMGGIFRDILCNTSPIVFQSQLYGTVSWLGSLFFIGLLYLNIDATVAAISTGILIFVSRLLALHFDISLPKFRFKS, encoded by the coding sequence ATGACATTAAACCCAACTCCCGAACTGCTCAATAGCCTTTATTGGATCACCCTATTTGCCGTTATTGTCTCCTCCGCTTCAGGGGTGCTTAAAGCAGGGTTTCGCCAGTTTGACTTGTTTGGGGTCATTATTATCGGCATAACCACAGGGCTTGGTGGTGGCTCGCTTCGAGACATGTTGCTTGGAGAACAAGCCTTTTGGATTGTTGATGAAGCCTTTTTTATCGCCTCATTATCCAGCGCTTTAATCATGTTTATTTTGGCGAGAAATATCACCATAAACCCTCGGTTTTTTCTAATACCCGATGCGGCAGGTTTAGCCACATTTAGTGTGGCTGGAACCTTAGCCTCACTAATGCTTGGAGCACCCTGGTTTGTTGCGGCTTTTATGGGGGTTATGACAGGGATTATGGGCGGGATTTTTCGTGATATTTTATGTAACACTTCGCCAATCGTCTTTCAGAGTCAGCTGTATGGAACCGTTTCTTGGCTGGGTTCACTGTTTTTTATAGGTTTGCTCTATCTTAATATTGATGCCACGGTAGCGGCTATTTCAACAGGTATATTAATCTTTGTAAGCCGTTTGCTAGCGCTTCATTTTGATATTAGCTTACCCAAGTTTCGCTTTAAATCTTGA
- the ggt gene encoding gamma-glutamyltransferase, translated as MSYFLKQTLKGRFMKVLALFCLLLPGLVNAQQNVLNQAAVAMPDQYSAQVAQEVLVNGGNAVDAAVASAFVLAVTYPEAGNLGGGGFMTLFAPSLQSDKTKNRAVHFLDYREKAPKAATKNMYLDEKQQVIPYQSLVGYKASGVPGTVMGFWQAHQRFGSLPWATLLQPAIQFAEQGFKVSPQLESRSQWFKGWIADKSPQPLNFNDYFANLKTGQVFKQPELAQTLKRIAKLGVKDFYTGKTAKLLVSQMQQNGGLITLEDLQNYQAKWRKPVVANWKERTIVSAPPPSSGGIAIVQLLKMQALLEQKLQKAIETAVKEGIPPQVIKTHFYAELEKRVYADRAHFLGDSDFVDVPISTLISDNYIQQRSQGVLFDGISISEEIKPGKIESPETTHFSIVDANGNAVSNTYTLNMPFGSGVVIERAGFLMNDQMDDFSTKPGVANVFGVVGGSANAIAPEKRMLSSMSPTIVLKDNQVEMVVGTPGGSTIITSVFQTIVNVVEEGMNAQQAVDAPRVHHQLLPKDQIAYNPKLSGLVKEALQAMGYTLKKNNYMGDVQLILKTQQGWQAASDYRGEGVSKVFDINR; from the coding sequence GTGTCTTATTTTTTAAAACAAACATTAAAAGGCCGTTTTATGAAGGTTTTAGCTTTGTTCTGCCTATTGTTACCAGGCCTGGTAAATGCACAACAAAACGTTTTAAATCAAGCGGCGGTTGCCATGCCCGATCAATACAGTGCTCAAGTGGCTCAAGAGGTTTTGGTTAACGGCGGTAATGCGGTGGATGCGGCCGTGGCTTCAGCTTTTGTCTTGGCGGTAACCTATCCAGAAGCGGGCAATTTAGGTGGCGGAGGTTTTATGACTCTATTTGCCCCAAGCCTACAATCGGATAAGACCAAAAACCGCGCGGTGCATTTTTTAGACTACCGTGAAAAAGCACCGAAAGCGGCCACAAAAAACATGTATTTAGATGAAAAACAGCAAGTCATCCCCTATCAATCGTTGGTTGGTTACAAGGCTTCAGGCGTGCCAGGAACGGTTATGGGGTTTTGGCAAGCGCATCAACGGTTTGGTTCTCTGCCTTGGGCAACTTTATTGCAACCTGCCATACAATTTGCCGAGCAAGGTTTTAAGGTTTCACCGCAATTAGAATCACGTTCACAATGGTTTAAAGGTTGGATTGCGGATAAATCGCCACAACCGCTTAACTTTAATGATTATTTTGCCAATTTAAAAACGGGGCAGGTTTTCAAACAACCCGAACTTGCCCAAACCTTAAAACGTATTGCCAAGCTAGGCGTAAAGGATTTTTATACAGGCAAAACCGCTAAGTTATTGGTGAGCCAAATGCAGCAAAATGGCGGTTTAATCACTTTAGAGGATTTACAAAACTATCAAGCTAAATGGCGTAAACCTGTTGTGGCAAACTGGAAAGAGCGCACCATTGTCTCGGCACCACCACCTAGTTCAGGCGGAATAGCGATTGTTCAACTGCTTAAAATGCAGGCTCTGCTTGAGCAAAAACTGCAAAAGGCAATTGAAACAGCAGTAAAAGAGGGGATACCACCTCAAGTGATAAAAACCCATTTTTATGCCGAACTCGAAAAACGAGTTTATGCCGACCGAGCACACTTTTTAGGCGATTCAGACTTTGTTGATGTACCAATTAGTACACTTATTTCAGATAACTATATTCAACAGCGAAGCCAAGGAGTTTTGTTTGATGGGATTTCAATTTCAGAAGAGATAAAACCAGGCAAAATTGAGAGCCCTGAAACCACCCATTTTAGTATTGTGGATGCGAACGGCAATGCGGTTTCAAACACCTATACCTTAAATATGCCCTTTGGTAGTGGCGTGGTCATAGAGCGGGCGGGCTTTTTAATGAATGATCAGATGGACGATTTTAGTACCAAACCTGGTGTCGCCAACGTGTTTGGTGTGGTGGGCGGTTCGGCCAATGCCATTGCACCCGAAAAAAGAATGCTCTCATCGATGTCGCCCACCATTGTGCTCAAAGACAACCAAGTCGAAATGGTCGTAGGCACACCAGGTGGATCAACCATTATTACCTCAGTCTTTCAAACGATTGTAAATGTAGTCGAAGAGGGTATGAACGCTCAGCAAGCCGTAGATGCGCCAAGAGTACATCATCAACTCTTACCCAAAGACCAAATTGCCTACAACCCAAAGTTATCAGGCCTGGTAAAAGAAGCGTTGCAGGCAATGGGTTACACACTTAAAAAGAATAACTATATGGGCGATGTTCAGTTGATATTAAAAACCCAACAAGGCTGGCAAGCCGCATCCGATTATCGTGGAGAAGGCGTTTCAAAAGTGTTTGATATTAACCGTTAG